One genomic window of Sphingopyxis sp. OPL5 includes the following:
- a CDS encoding FadR/GntR family transcriptional regulator: protein MTVCKRRVDPAKLARRAVSGQKAPNPIKELNLSNAFVAIPVGNRSNAAAVRVPKTAELVAKQIRNAIIRGELVDGDTLPAESHLIAEFEVSRPTIREAVRILESEGLVTVARGARGGARVSSPNYVMIERAAGITLQATGVTIGDLYEMRTLIEPPAARLVAERNSEKAVPILRAMIEGEMSHIKDRFAITSMIAEFHRAMIDLAGNKTLIMFSHALSGLVNEHLNLAQRRNSVDPEISLKQLRFGLKSHTKLVDLIEARDGAGAEEHWKAHMVAAGKVWLAQVGPNSVVDLID, encoded by the coding sequence ATGACTGTTTGCAAGAGGCGAGTCGATCCGGCTAAGCTTGCGCGGCGCGCGGTTTCGGGGCAAAAGGCGCCCAACCCCATAAAGGAATTAAACTTGTCTAACGCTTTTGTCGCAATACCCGTCGGCAATCGAAGCAATGCGGCGGCCGTTCGCGTTCCCAAGACCGCCGAACTGGTCGCGAAACAAATCCGCAACGCCATCATTCGCGGCGAACTCGTCGATGGCGATACGCTTCCCGCCGAATCGCATCTGATTGCCGAATTCGAAGTGTCGCGCCCGACGATCCGCGAGGCGGTGCGTATTCTCGAATCGGAGGGGCTGGTGACCGTCGCGCGCGGCGCGCGGGGCGGCGCGCGCGTCAGTTCGCCCAATTATGTGATGATCGAACGCGCCGCCGGGATCACCTTGCAGGCGACGGGCGTCACCATCGGCGACCTTTACGAGATGCGCACCCTGATCGAACCGCCCGCGGCGCGGCTGGTGGCCGAGCGCAACAGCGAAAAAGCGGTGCCGATCCTGCGCGCGATGATCGAAGGCGAAATGAGCCATATCAAGGACCGGTTCGCGATCACGTCGATGATCGCCGAATTTCACCGGGCGATGATCGACCTCGCCGGCAACAAGACGCTGATCATGTTCTCGCACGCGCTCAGCGGTCTGGTGAATGAACATCTGAACCTGGCGCAGCGGCGCAATTCGGTCGACCCGGAAATTTCGCTGAAACAGCTCCGGTTCGGCCTGAAATCGCATACCAAGCTTGTCGATCTGATCGAAGCCAGGGATGGCGCCGGCGCCGAAGAACATTGGAAGGCGCATATGGTCGCGGCGGGCAAAGTGTGGCTGGCGCAGGTCGGCCCCAATTCGGTGGTCGATCTGATCGACTGA
- a CDS encoding aromatic ring-hydroxylating oxygenase subunit alpha — MNVQTKDGLQQDGAGYVVAADHYISPEFAKIEAEKLWYRVWQMACREEEIPNVGDYYTYDIVDQSIIVIRVAADEIKAYYNVCPHRGRTITEGCGHAARLFCKFHGWSWKLDGTIAKVVDRHEWPEESLTDDDLNLVPVKVGRWSGWVYINMDPDSISLEEHLAPAKAYLDPYDIGGMNYHWRKSTIFDCNWKVALEAFNEGYHVQTTHNQMLRYMDDWTQSYARGRHSHFGYWESMPMGSRSARLTDGKPTEDIRPGIRDYMEDMAATLNAGSSVQTVFAARRVEQEVPPGTPPMEVLAKFGQYIYENAASQGLQWPSITPEQMYAAGVDWHLFPNQIMLMGPTGLLGYRARPFGNDPDKCVWDVYSLQRYPEGQVPKVEHEWSQDHSDVDFWGLILTQDYQNMGQVQKGMKSKGFKGAKPNPRQEIAVINFHRSLDDFVENGYAQ; from the coding sequence ATGAACGTTCAGACCAAGGACGGACTGCAGCAGGATGGCGCGGGCTATGTCGTTGCCGCCGATCACTATATTTCCCCCGAATTCGCGAAAATCGAGGCGGAAAAGCTGTGGTATCGCGTCTGGCAGATGGCCTGCCGCGAGGAGGAAATTCCCAACGTCGGCGATTATTATACTTATGACATCGTCGACCAGTCGATCATCGTGATCCGCGTCGCCGCCGACGAGATCAAAGCCTATTACAATGTCTGCCCGCATCGCGGCCGCACGATTACCGAGGGATGCGGCCACGCCGCGCGCCTGTTCTGCAAATTCCATGGCTGGTCGTGGAAGCTCGACGGGACGATCGCCAAGGTCGTCGATCGCCATGAATGGCCCGAAGAATCGCTGACCGACGACGACCTCAACCTGGTCCCGGTCAAGGTCGGACGCTGGAGCGGCTGGGTCTATATCAACATGGACCCCGACAGCATCAGCCTGGAGGAGCATCTGGCGCCCGCGAAAGCCTATCTCGACCCCTATGATATCGGCGGGATGAATTATCACTGGCGCAAATCGACGATTTTCGACTGCAACTGGAAGGTCGCGCTCGAAGCCTTCAACGAAGGCTATCATGTCCAGACGACGCACAACCAGATGCTGCGCTACATGGACGACTGGACGCAAAGCTATGCGCGCGGGCGCCATTCGCACTTTGGCTATTGGGAATCGATGCCGATGGGTTCGCGTTCGGCCCGACTGACCGATGGCAAGCCGACCGAGGATATCCGCCCCGGCATCCGCGACTATATGGAAGATATGGCGGCGACGCTGAATGCCGGTTCGTCGGTGCAGACCGTTTTTGCCGCGCGGCGTGTCGAACAGGAAGTGCCGCCGGGCACCCCGCCGATGGAGGTGCTCGCCAAATTCGGCCAGTATATATACGAAAATGCCGCCTCGCAGGGCCTGCAATGGCCGAGCATCACGCCCGAGCAAATGTATGCCGCAGGCGTCGACTGGCATCTGTTCCCGAACCAGATCATGCTGATGGGTCCCACCGGCCTGCTCGGCTATCGCGCGCGTCCGTTCGGGAACGACCCCGACAAATGCGTCTGGGATGTCTATTCGCTTCAGCGCTACCCCGAAGGGCAGGTGCCGAAGGTCGAGCATGAATGGAGCCAGGATCATAGCGACGTCGATTTCTGGGGCCTGATCCTGACCCAGGACTATCAGAATATGGGCCAGGTCCAGAAGGGCATGAAGTCGAAGGGCTTCAAGGGTGCCAAGCCCAATCCGCGCCAGGAAATTGCGGTCATCAACTTCCACCGCAGCCTCGACGACTTCGTCGAGAATGGATACGCCCAGTGA